ACTAGCGAGCGAGACTAGCGCTTGCGCACGGGGAATGTTTTGCTCAGGAAGAAAGATATTATTCGGATATCCTGCAAGAAACCCCGATCGGTACGCAGCTTGAATCGCATCACTTGCCCAGTAGAATGGAGGTACGTCATTGAAGGCGATCGCTTCGCGTTGCTGTGTTAGCGGAAACGCTTTACTAATCATCGCGGCGAACTGCGCGCGCGTCACGGGTGCATTAGGGCGAAAAGTTCCATCGGGAAAACCGCTAATCACATTCCGTGCGGCTAAAGCTTCAATAAAACTTTGTGCCCAATTGTTTTGAATATCTGGAAACGTTATTGCTTGCGCGATATTGTAACTATTAGTTTTTGTGGAACTGTCTTGTGCTGCTTGCTGCTGTAATAAATGCGCAGTGTTGACCTTGAACGAAGTCGCGTTATCTCGTGCATTCAAATCTCTAATCGTATGAGAATCTGGCAACTCAACACTAGGGCTAGCATATGCTACTTGACCTAAGTTACTAATAGCTAATGCTGCTAAGATATAAAGTGCAGGTTTCAAAATAAGCATACAAATTATTATTTTTAATAATCACGTTGTAGATTGAAATCAATATTTTTTTATATTCCTTTGCTTGCGCAATAGCTTGCAGAAAAAAATGCAAACATTACTTTCTCTTGACGCAGTCTTCAAGAGAAATCAAATAAATAGCAAGTTTTTCGCTGAGTTGGCTACAGCTAAAACCTACTTATAAATGTGCAAAGAATCAAGGAAATTGAGGGCTAATTATTAGCATTAACAAGTAATTAACAGTCGGTCTTTAGCTTTTTTGAGCTAAAGTTCTAACTACAAGTGCGCTAAATACTTTTTTGCTACTTAACTCAAAACAAAGATAGATTTCAACATTTTTGGTATTTTTAGAAATAATCAGTGACGACAGCAATGTAACTTTGCTGTATCTTGCATTCAAGCGTGTTTTTACTTAAAACTATAGAATAAATACGGAACAATAAAAGAGATTCCGTAATTTTACCGTATTACTAGATTTATAGTTTTGGCTACATATATTTTGATGTAGAAGTGGCAAGTCACTTAACGAACAACATAGCTACAAGTTCATTTTTGCCACTAATACCATTCCATTTGAATTGGAGCTCGCATCGAGTGCCTCGTAGTGAAACTCAATTAAGGCAGATGATACATCTACTAGCATGCAATTGTGAAAATTTTGCACAAATGTTCAGTGCATTTGTCATAGTTGAACTTTAGGCAGCAAGTAAGATATCAGCGATGCGTATTGCTGCATCACCTTCGCCGTAGAGTTGCGGCGCATGAATCGGCGTGCTGAAATTAGTTAGAGACTGATATAAGTTTTCAGGCTTGACGAGATGATTCCAACCGACTTCTACGGTTTCTTGCCACTCGGTTTCATCTCTCAGTGTAAAGCAAGGACGTCCTAAAATGTATGCTTCTTTTTGCATTCCTCCCGAATCGGTGAGCACAGCTTGACAGTTTTTTTCTAAGATCAACATATCAAGATAACTCACTGGTGGAATAACTTGAATTGCTTCAAGATAACGTGTCATTTCCTGCTGCTGTACTTTGGCTAAAGTTCTCGGATGCATGGGAAAGACAACAGGATAGTTGAGGTGCGATAAATTTTCTAAAATATTTTGGAGGCGATCGCAGTTATCGGTGTTACTCGGTCGATGAATCGTTGCTAAATAAAACTTTTGGTTAACCAAATCAAGTTTCTCTAAAATTTGTGATGTCTGCTGGGCTTTAGTAAGATACGTTAATATTGCATCCATCATCACATCGCCAACAAGATGTACTCCTTGAAAGATTCCTTCTTTGGCAAGACACTGTACGGCTAAAGGTGTTGGTGCAAATAGCAGTTGCGAAAGACGATCGGTAACAACGCGATTGATTTCTTCGGGCATTTCCCTGTTATAGCTGCGCAGTCCTGCTTCAATATGGGAAATGGGAATTTGTAGCTTCGCTGCAACCAAAGCACCAGCGATCGTCGAATTGGTGTCGCCATAAACGCAAACCCAATCGGGCTTGATTTGCAATAAGATTTCTTCGATCTTCTCCATCATGCGACCTGTCATTGCCCCATGATTTAAGCTATGGATGTTTAAATGGTATTTCGGTTGAGGTAAATCTAAGTCTTGAAAAAAAATATCAGACATTGTACGGTCAAAGTGCTGTCCGGTGTGGATGATAATTTCCTCAATTCCAGCATTCTGAAAGGCGCAGCTGACAACTGATGCTTTGATAAATTGTGGTCTAGCCCCCAGAATTGTGACTATTTTCATAAATAAACAGATGAGATTATTTGTAAACGAATACTTTTTGTTGAATTTGGTTCGTAAATCTACGTTTGATTAATCGACTTAAGTACTTAAGGTGACTGAAGACAACCCTAATGACACGTAACTTGGAGTGTCCAAAAACCCGACTTTGAAGTTCTGTAGGATACTCGGCGACTGTATAGCCACGAAGCATTGCTTCAACTAAAACTTCGACTAAGCCAAGAAACCCAGGATGCGTAATTGGTATTCTTTCTAAAACTTCGCGACGATAAGCGCGAAACATACTTGTGTATGTATAGAGTTTTTGTGGTAAAACTAGCCGATAGATTTGCGATAATCCTTTACTTAAGAATAGCCGCCAAGCAGGAACATTTTTGACCGATCCTTGTGGATGATAGGGCGAAGCAGTTGCAATGTCTGCTAAATTGATTAAGTTTAATAAGGGAATAAGTTGTTGTGGTTCGTAAGTGCAATCGCTATCTATTGTACAAATGATGTCGCCTTGCGAGTACATAAACCCAGTTTGAATTGCAGCGCTCAGACCTTTATTTTGCTGATGACGAATAATTTGTACTTGTTCGCCAAAGTAACGTTGAATTTGGATAAATGTATCATCGGTACTGCCATCATCAATAAAGATGAGTTCAGTTTCTCTCGCTAAACTTAGCTGACGCCAAACTGGTATGAGCTTTGTACTGAGAGATGCGATACCTTCTGACTCGTTGAAGCAGGGAATGATAATACTGACAGATTGTCTATCTATCGTATTTGTGGCAATTTGAGTTTTTAAAGGTTGTGTTTGCATTTCATAAAATTCCTAGTAACTTAGGGAGTAGTCAATTATTTCACCTGCTGACTTACCGAGTAAAAGTAATTTTCTGCACGGCAAATTTTCGTAAAAAGGTCATTTCTCCAGTTTGGGTGTTGACGATAAACAGCGAGTTAGTTCCTTCGTAGGTAGGATCGGCAAGGGCAAATAATTGATTAGAAGGAGATAGCGCTAGGTCTGCGACATCATTGACTAGGAGGTTTTTGTTGTAGCTGAGCGGCGCAATTGGAAGAATTCTGGCTTTACCTGTAATAATAGAGCGATTAGCAAAATCAAATTGAACGAGAACGGGACCTGTATCAGGACCTAGGGATGTCCCGTACGTTGTCCCTCTAGGCGATTGACAGAGGTTGCTGTAGCGGCGATTGGGTAGTAAATCAACATCAGAAAGAAAATTTACTCGACCAGATCGACGATCCACATTAGCAAATCGAAATGGTGGCGTTCCTTGATTGAGACTGATAATACTTAGCAGGTTATTATCGTTGGTGTTAAGTAAACTTTCAAAAGCAGCATCGTTGTCTAAGCCTTGCGGTTCGGGTATCTCTTCGGTCGTAGAAGAAATGATCCGGCTGCGTCGTCCAAGTCTTCTACCTGGTAGTGCCATTCTCGGACCTGTGGCGATCGCAAATCTCCCAGATATAGCAGTGAACGCACTAATACGCTCGCCAGGTTCAATACGGCGTTGGATATTTATTGGTAAAATATTGCCAGTGGCTAAATTCAGTGCTTGTATAATTAAGTTTTCTCCGGTGGAATCTAACGTCACCCCATAAAGGATTGGTCCTCCACGTTGCGCAAATGCTCTTTGGGCAAAGCCACTTAAAGCAGTGGTTGCAGCTGTTGCGATCGCAATTTGTCCAAAACGACGGCGTCGAATTCTCAATGTCATAAACTCGTGTTGTTTAATTTAATTAAGGAACAATAATATTGGGGTCAGGAGTTAAGGGTTTCGCTCCCATATCGGCAAAGATATTGACAGCAATTTGCTTAACGCGAAGATCTTCTTTGGATGGATTGATGCGATCGCTATCTAATCCCCACATCCATTGATTCGACCCGGTGGAAAAGACTTTAGCACCACTCGCAGCGGTGTAACGCACAGCGTGAGAAACTTGTGTATTTGTTCCTTGTGGTAAATCTTCGTCTATATTGGCAGGATTTACTTGCGATTGACCGAGAATGACTAA
This region of Chroococcidiopsis sp. TS-821 genomic DNA includes:
- the wecB gene encoding non-hydrolyzing UDP-N-acetylglucosamine 2-epimerase, encoding MKIVTILGARPQFIKASVVSCAFQNAGIEEIIIHTGQHFDRTMSDIFFQDLDLPQPKYHLNIHSLNHGAMTGRMMEKIEEILLQIKPDWVCVYGDTNSTIAGALVAAKLQIPISHIEAGLRSYNREMPEEINRVVTDRLSQLLFAPTPLAVQCLAKEGIFQGVHLVGDVMMDAILTYLTKAQQTSQILEKLDLVNQKFYLATIHRPSNTDNCDRLQNILENLSHLNYPVVFPMHPRTLAKVQQQEMTRYLEAIQVIPPVSYLDMLILEKNCQAVLTDSGGMQKEAYILGRPCFTLRDETEWQETVEVGWNHLVKPENLYQSLTNFSTPIHAPQLYGEGDAAIRIADILLAA
- a CDS encoding glycosyltransferase family 2 protein — protein: MQTQPLKTQIATNTIDRQSVSIIIPCFNESEGIASLSTKLIPVWRQLSLARETELIFIDDGSTDDTFIQIQRYFGEQVQIIRHQQNKGLSAAIQTGFMYSQGDIICTIDSDCTYEPQQLIPLLNLINLADIATASPYHPQGSVKNVPAWRLFLSKGLSQIYRLVLPQKLYTYTSMFRAYRREVLERIPITHPGFLGLVEVLVEAMLRGYTVAEYPTELQSRVFGHSKLRVIRVVFSHLKYLSRLIKRRFTNQIQQKVFVYK